The following are encoded together in the Peromyscus leucopus breed LL Stock chromosome 1, UCI_PerLeu_2.1, whole genome shotgun sequence genome:
- the LOC114697033 gene encoding 60S ribosomal protein L7-like, producing MEAVPEKKKKVPAVPETLKKKRRNFAELKVKHLQKKFALNTLRKTRRKLIYEEAKHHHKEYRQMYLTEIQMARMARKAGNFYVPAEPKLAFVIRIRGINGVSPKVRKMLQLLRLCQIFSGTFVKLNKALINMLRIVEPYIAWGYPNLKSVNELIYKSGYGKIRKKRIALTDNSLLAQSLGKYGIICMEDLIHEIYTDGKRFKESNNFLWPFKLSSPRGGMKKKTTHFVEGGDAGNREDQINRLIRQMN from the coding sequence ATGGAAGCTGTGccggagaagaaaaagaaggttcCTGCTGTTCCAGAAACCCTCAAGAAGAAGCGAAGGAATTTCGCAGAGTTGAAGGTGAAGCACCTTCAGAAGAAGTTTGCCCTGAACACACTGCGAAAGACCAGAAGGAAGCTTATCTATGAGGAGGCAAAGCACCATCACAAGGAATACAGGCAGATGTACCTGACCGAGATTCAGATGGCTAGAATGGCAAGGAAAGCAGGAAACTTCTACGTGCCTGCAGAGCCCAAGTTGGCGTTTGTCATCAGAATCCGAGGTATCAATGGTGTAAGCCCAAAGGTCCGCAAAATGTTGCAGCTTCTCCGTCTTTGTCAGATCTTCAGTGGGACCTTTGTTAAGCTCAACAAGGCTTTAATCAACATGCTGAGGATTGTGGAACCCTACATTGCCTGGGGGTATCCCAACCTGAAGTCAGTGAATGAGCTCATCTACAAAAGCGGCTATGGCAAAATCCGTAAGAAGAGAATTGCCTTGACAGATAATTCCTTGCTTGCTCAATCTCTTGGAAAGTACGGCATCATCTGCATGGAGGATCTGATTCACGAGATCTATACAGATGGAAAACGCTTCAAGGAATCAAATAACTTCCTATGGCCTTTCAAATTATCTTCTCCACGAGGtggaatgaaaaaaaagacaactCATTTTGTGGAAGGTGGAGATGCTGGCAACAGGGAGGACCAGATAAACAGGCTTATTAGACAGATGAACTAA